Proteins from a genomic interval of Pecten maximus chromosome 13, xPecMax1.1, whole genome shotgun sequence:
- the LOC117340701 gene encoding hemicentin-1-like, whose translation MAWNCFSVIAFIAIVGCIFSVRSKAEINIYPETDKAWIRESRPLNLTCIFTGHHIRDVTWQINGSEIRNELGAQVTKQRTWTYETSYLTVTYYKRDAEFTDTGNYSCHAGQLSKSIEVKVTKGRLRIRPDVDKVIIMASKPITLVCEFEGKDLLPVTWYKNGMPAFGFMTRGYVVKPTTSAKKVAVSSEISEQFAKRENSGKYTCIAGPFIKTLILEISEEPCQVALVKSLPGVSITASSYYEDTLYSDAPSRGKLDTIKEGDITEAKTGRRKILGGSWQASITDKRQWIQLEFPQLAIVTQITTQGRSSTDCCTQRQWVTQYKVLFSKDGQHWNKYREIKSGETKVFEGNHDHDTKRKHELPVPVVARFLRINPVSWSEKISLRAEAFGCTVPSTLKMIYPLKPLNYYRTEESFQITCAFDGPEPPMFRWIKNERDLHLDSTFMKVIDTSYNHDGVTTRETLIKSQMTFKDSGIYTCRDETSKLQQTVEMYTAELDIKPEVDIMWVTAGQPINIQCSYRGSERKQIDWLINDQSNASTFSSDLKYDTFDDSYAVRTNISKIAARIEPFDISCTVATLKKTISIRVIAEKIESIVLKEGETTTLDCSDIGRIDDVRNDVFWTKEHVPLERVTGIVGRYQYDSETRRLTISDSKLSDAGRYECNVLLEVGTSHQRQISIPAAVNVAPAITLEGQSSVLVGSTLHIFCHITGYPVPNITWYGNGEPIRAEPHKYVFLPHEGSDNGHLEIHDVTVKDTGKYECTGEGGVFPVVKKSMDVQMTETGEGRTVLILGVLGSFLTIVIVICCSAGIVRVRRRRKQRKETLKALEKMSPSHDFAKQYVQLHTIDRTRTVEREDEQSRFISRPFDLSTTDERINQARSLPELPEVASLPPPEAPLDDDTGSETYEKYERPMHAHTFPTQPCRSYRK comes from the exons ATGGCGTGGAATTGTTTTTCCGTCATCGCCTTCATCGCCATTGTCGGCTGTATTTTCTCTGTGCGCTCTAAAG CGGAAATAAACATTTACCCTGAAACCGACAAAGCTTGGATCCGGGAATCACGACCTTTGAACCTCACGTGCATATTCACCGGACATCATATCAGAGATGTCACGTGGCAAATCAACGGAAGTGAAATTAGAAATGAGCTTGGTGCGCAAGTCACAAAACAGAGGACATGGACCTATGAGACATCTTATCTAACTGTGACGTATTACAAGAGGGATGCCGAGTTTACAGACACCGGAAACTACTCCTGTCATGCGGGGCAACTCAGCAAGTCAATAGAGGTGAAGGTCACAAAAG GTCGATTACGGATACGACCTGATGTCGACAAAGTAATCATCATGGCATCCAAACCGATCACTCTTGTTTGTGAGTTTGAGGGTAAAGACTTACTTCCGGTCACGTGGTATAAAAATGGCATGCCGGCATTTGGTTTCATGACACGTGGTTATGTCGTAAAACCAACAACATCTGCAAAGAAGGTAGCAGTTTCCTCGGAAATAAGTGAGCAGTTTGCTAAAAGGGAAAATTCGGGAAAATATACGTGTATCGCTGGACCTTTCATTAAAACTCTCATCCTCGAAATATCGGAAG AACCTTGCCAGGTGGCGCTGGTGAAATCACTCCCTGGCGTCAGCATCACCGCGTCATCATACTACGAAGATACGCTTTATTCGGACGCGCCCTCTAGAGGCAAACTAGATACAATCAAGGAAGGGGACATAACCGAGGCTAAGACCGGAAGAAGAAAAATTCTAGGAGGTTCTTGGCAGGCATCTATAACCGATAAACGGCAATGGATACAG TTGGAGTTTCCACAGCTGGCCATAGTGACACAGATAACGACACAGGGGAGGTCATCCACGGACTGTTGTACACAGCGACAGTGGGTCACCCAGTACAAAGTTCTCTTCAGCAAAGATGGCCAACACTGGAACAAGTACCGAGAGATCAAATCAGGCGAAACAAAA GTATTTGAAGGAAACCATGACCACGACACCAAGCGAAAGCACGAACTTCCGGTTCCGGTTGTTGCGCGATTCTTGCGAATCAATCCTGTATCCTGGAGCGAGAAGATATCTCTCCGAGCCGAGGCGTTTGGATGTACTGTACCTTCGA CATTGAAAATGATTTATCCTCTGAAGCCGCTGAACTACTATCGAACAGAGGAAAGTTTTCAAATCACCTGTGCGTTTGACGGGCCCGAGCCTCCGATGTTTCGCTGGATTAAAAACGAGCGTGACCTTCACCTTGATTCAACATTCATGAAGGTCATCGATACGTCATATAATCATGACGGAGTCACAACACGAGAGACTCTCATTAAAAGTCAGATGACGTTTAAGGATTCTgggatatacacatgtagggaCGAAACTTCAAAACTCCAACAAACCGTGGaaatgtatacag CGGAACTAGATATCAAACCGGAAGTAGATATAATGTGGGTCACAGCGGGACAGCCAATCAACATACAGTGTTCATACCGGGGATCGGAGAGAAAACAGATCGATTGGCTTATAAACGACCAATCAAACGCGAGTACATTTTCTTCAGATTTGAAATACGACACGTTTGATGATTCCTACGCTGTTAGGACTAATATTTCCAAAATAGCCGCCAGAATTGAGCCTTTTGATATCTCCTGTACAGTGGCAACTCTGAAGAAAACAATTTCCATTCGAGTCATTGCAG AAAAAATTGAAAGCATCGTTTTGAaagaaggggagacaaccacATTGGATTGTTCAGACATCGGCCGTATAGATGACGTCAGGAATGACGTATTTTGGACCAAGGAGCACGTGCCCCTGGAGAGAGTGACGGGTATCGTGGGGAGATACCAGTATGATTCTGAAACAAGGCGATTGACAATATCCGATTCAA AACTCTCCGATGCTGGGAGGTACGAATGCAATGTCCTGTTAGAAGTTGGAACGTCACATCAAAGACAGATATCTATACCGGCGGCCGTTAATG TGGCACCTGCTATAACATTGGAGGGACAGTCTAGCGTTTTGGTCGGAAGTACACTCCACATCTTCTGCCACATAACCGGATATCCGGTTCCTAACATCACGTGGTATGGAAATGGTGAACCAATCAGAGCGGAGCCCCATAAATATGTCTTTCTTCCTCACGAAGGGTCTGACAACGGCCATCTTGAAATAcatgacgtcacagtgaagGACACTGGGAAGTACGAGTGTACTGGAGAGGGAGGGGTATTTCCGGTTGTAAAGAAAAGCATGGATGTCCAGATGACAG AGACCGGTGAGGGTCGTACTGTCCTCATCCTCGGGGTTCTTGGCAGTTTCTTGACAATTGTCATCGTCATCTGTTGTTCGGCTGGTATCGTCAGAGTACGTCGACGAAGAAAACAACGAAAAG aGACTTTGAAAGCACTAGAAAAGATGTCACCGTCACATGACTT TGCGAAACAATACGTACAGCTCCACACCATCGACAGGACAAGAACAGTAGAAAGAGAAGATGAGCAATCCAGGTTCATATCGAGGCCGTTTGACCTGAGCACTACTGACGAAAGGATTAATCAAGCACGGTCGCTACCGGAACTACCAGAGGTCGCTTCACTTCCTCCACCGGAAGCGCCATTGGATGACGACACTGGTTCAGAAACTTATGAAAAGTATGAACGTCCTATGCATGCTCATACGTTTCCTACACAACCGTGCCGTTCTTACCGGAAGTGA
- the LOC117341508 gene encoding uncharacterized protein LOC117341508 — translation MSFLDNIQIVGAKMDEFEQAKKEHDALLQRQREEKEEKMAAAAEKRKLAAKKMTNSVIVKEDRKARWESARTSRDNTSVRNRQITSRQPAITSQQNFSVNMTSKNTAFLMTKGSGMYNASQGSSSRAKKSTRPTSLQGLPRRDDGNDSSEEKKRFGKPSTGKENNLSSPDDEEKLNGSSDETGARQKKKTDYKTFLVSTGKAVFPQKQEEEQTGSDVNTVPVTKLNYKNGKNENAVTTGVVIVPDGKQDEEIGGGEGGNSAENDDNKNGATAGSDVHGEGANTNSGNNDDKNSRTDTGESTPDDKTNSEGHKSSEDPKQDGDKSTEEGMLAKESGTLMPGNIEGDRPLSHPEEVTKYLRSVYKLVDTPKELHTFAVCDEFIDTVSCVSGENAWMFCDGNKLILVNKDGDKQRSIQLRGKIGDFCTLASGEVLLTHMDDCCVYSIEANGVMTLQFKTEPLHPVAIQPTNDNNLLVTLADVWDYKVEPHSQRILRMYSRDGTVLKTLEFGPDDKRLFCKPGRVRICKNNSNVAVCNFVNDKPGDDHVIFLDKNLNVLYRSNERYSVPIELKPQSHVIFDDMIFDSGDNIVTVETVSNSVQLLDKNCRHIKTLYKDQTGNEQPMSVALDTEGNLWIGFQRGHVTVLKYRTQVLKVQEGKK, via the coding sequence ATGTCTTTTCTAGACAATATTCAAATCGTTGGCGCGAAAATGGACGAGTTTGAGCAGGCGAAGAAAGAGCATGATGCACTGCTTCAACGTCAGAGAGAGGAAAAAGAGGAGAAGATGGCTGCCGCTGCCGAGAAGCGGAAGTTAGCCGCTAAAAAGATGACTAATTCTGTTATCGTAAAAGAGGACAGGAAGGCACGTTGGGAGTCTGCGCGGACGAGTCGAGATAACACTTCCGTTCGAAATAGGCAAATAACGTCACGACAGCCAGCTATTACGTCACAACAAAACTTTTCAGTTAATATGACAAGTAAAAACACAGCATTTTTAATGACCAAAGGATCTGGGATGTATAACGCGTCCCAAGGTTCATCTTCGCGCGCAAAAAAGTCTACTCGCCCCACGAGTTTACAGGGTCTGCCGAGGCGCGACGACGGCAACGATTCGTCAGAAGAGAAGAAGCGTTTTGGAAAACCATCGACAGGCAAGGAAAACAATCTTTCATCGCCAGACGACGAGGAAAAGTTAAACGGATCAAGCGACGAAACGGGCGCCAGACAGAAGAAGAAGActgattataaaacatttcttGTATCTACAGGTAAGGCAGTTTTCCCACAAAAACAGGAAGAGGAACAGACCGGAAGTGACGTAAACACTGTTCCGGTTACaaaattgaattataaaaaCGGAAAAAACGAGAATGCAGTAACAACTGGTGTTGTGATTGTTCCCGATGGTAAACAGGATGAAGAGATCGGAGGCGGAGAAGGCGGGAATTCAGCAGAGAACGACGATAATAAAAATGGCGCCACCGCCGGAAGTGACGTCCATGGAGAAGGTGCTAACACGAATAGTGGCAACAATGATGACAAAAACAGTAGAACTGATACAGGGGAGAGCACTCCTGATGACAAGACTAACTCGGAGGGACATAAATCATCGGAAGACCCGAAACAAGATGGCGACAAATCCACTGAAGAAGGAATGTTAGCGAAAGAATCTGGCACCCTCATGCCAGGTAATATCGAAGGCGATCGGCCACTTAGTCATCCCGAAGAGGTCACCAAATATTTGCGCAGTGTTTACAAATTGGTTGACACCCCAAAAGAGCTACACACGTTCGCCGTTTGTGATGAATTCATTGATACAGTTTCTTGTGTTTCTGGAGAAAACGCTTGGATGTTTTGTGACGGAAATAAACTAATCCTTgttaacaaagatggcgacaAACAAAGGTCAATTCAACTTAGAGGCAAGATCGGGGACTTCTGTACGCTTGCTTCCGGGGAGGTTCTGTTAACCCACATGGACGACTGTTGTGTTTATAGTATCGAGGCCAACGGGGTCATGACCTTGCAATTCAAAACAGAACCTTTGCATCCTGTTGCTATTCAACCCACTAATGATAATAACCTGTTGGTCACTCTGGCGGATGTTTGGGACTATAAAGTTGAACCCCACAGCCAAAGAATACTTCGCATGTACAGTCGAGATGGCACGGTTTTGAAAACGCTTGAATTTGGGCCTGACGACAAACGTTTGTTCTGTAAACCAGGACGCGTCCGAATTTGTAAGAATAATTCCAATGTGGCTGTCTGCAATTTTGTCAACGACAAGCCCGGAGACGACCATGTGatatttttagataaaaatttgaatgttttatatcGATCTAACGAGCGGTACTCTGTACCAATTGAACTGAAACCTCAAAGTCACGTGATATTTGACGACATGATTTTCGACTCGGGAGATAATATAGTTACCGTAGAAACAGTGTCCAACAGCGTCCAGCTATTGGACAAAAACTGTCGACATATAAAAACTCTGTATAAAGATCAGACTGGTAATGAACAACCGATGTCCGTTGCCTTGGATACTGAGGGCAATCTCTGGATTGGCTTTCAACGAGGTCATGTGACGGTTTTAAAATATAGGACGCAAGTTTTGAAAGTTCAGGAGGGAAAAAAGTAA
- the LOC117340137 gene encoding probable G-protein coupled receptor 156 produces MALKPEDVRSLTSGTFVVSCIAATIGFVFSTVFLTFNVYHRKKRFMKMSSPKMNVIISAGGLILNCTCLLYGIEYFFHHLYSKTTVICQMRLWLVTFGITMLFGPMFVKSWRVYQIFKNAGVKRVVIRDRKLMLAIVSLLIIDAVLLSLWQGVDPPISHPVTIAIQSSSDMRRNLTAFYTYVYVQECNSVKTEVWASLMLVWKTTVMAVGLFLAWKTKHIMLPAMRDSACIVISVLATMFLTSHTLMLTSSLRHIPDAVYIINILLTTMVASLVQSAVFLPKVRFYWKTSLEQQMRMSLSTHEIHPQLTTTGNNFEEELVQLVAANDTLKKCLTQKNSMIQILEGHLRNAKVKLTRMPSEREVKVDSGLDISSSSFPDDEVRESPDGQTANTPATIVKVNKPVQQQRSETIPVTPDQSLPRPNKANSDFTSYRVTRKRPLKREREHNTWNRQKQLQSFPTQELDCLREEIDADLTHAHMLSTSLRASISNELQKMTTNNTWFYDSMKSRQDVVGSVARSYDLEDNSDTYSYVSSYVPCKIPRRKLDYNSIQSPSLNYSCDSLSTTLANDKLYPGSDQDGEEVKTSQTFVPSDGSTTSRGKPIPCALQFNKYLVTEVDNGNKSYYL; encoded by the exons atGGCGTTGAAACCGGAAGACGTTCGATCCCTGACTTCCGGCACGTTTGTCGTGTCCTGTATAGCGGCCACTATCGGCTTCGTTTTCTCAACAGTCTTCCTGACCTTTAACGTTTATCACAGAAAGAAGAG GTTTATGAAGATGTCTAGCCCGAAGATGAATGTCATCATCAGTGCTGGGGGACTGATCCtcaactgtacatgtctgttgTACGGTATCGAGTATTTCTTCCACCATTTGTACTCAAAGACCACCGTCATTTGTCAg ATGAGACTTTGGCTTGTGACGTTTGGTATCACGATGCTGTTTGGACCAATGTTTGTGAAGTCCTGGAGAGTGTATCAGATCTTCAAAAACGCGGGAGTCAAACGCGTG GTTATACGTGACCGTAAACTAATGTTGGCGATCGTGAGCCTGCTCATCATTGATGCTGTGCTGCTCTCCCTGTGGCAAGGAGTGGACCCGCCCATCTCACATCCGGTCACCATTGCAATACAG tcTTCTAGTGACATGCGCAGGAACCTCACTGCGTTTTACACCTACGTTTATGTACAAGAGTGTAATTCTGTTAAAACGGAAGTTTGGGCCTCTCTGATGCTTGTCTGGAAGACTACCGTTATGGCGGTTGGATTGTTCCTTGCGtggaaaacaaaacatatcatGTTGCCCGCCATGAGAGATTCGGCCTGTATCGTCATAAGTGTCCTCGCAACCATGTTCCTGACGTCACACACATTGATGCTGACCTCAAGCTTACGTCACATACCAGATGCAGTCTATATCATCAATATTCTGCTGACTACAATGGTGGCATCGTTGGTTCAAAGTGCAGTTTTCCTGCCAAAG GTACGATTTTATTGGAAAACGTCACTGGAACAACAAATGCGCATGTCACTGTCAACGCACGAGATTCATCCGCAACTCACAACAACCGGAAATAACTTCGAGGAGGAACTAGTCCAGCTAGTTGCAGCGAACGACACATTGAAAAAATGCCTTACACAG AAAAATTCAATGATACAAATTCTAGAAGGTCACCTACGCAACGCCAAGGTCAAACTGACCCGAATGCCATCTGAACGAGAGGTCAAAGTCGACAGTGGCTTGGACATATCTTCATCAAGTTTCCCCGACGACGAAGTCCGGGAGTCACCTGACGGACAGACAGCAAACACACCGGCTACGATAGTCAAAGTAAACAAACCCGTACAACAGCAAAGGTCGGAAACGATACCAGTCACCCCGGACCAGTCTCTTCCGCGTCCAAACAAAGCAAATTCGGATTTCACCAGTTACCGAGTGACCAGGAAGCGTCCGTTAAAACGAGAGCGGGAACACAACACGTGGAACAGACAGAAACAACTACAAAGTTTCCCTACACAAGAATTAGATTGTCTCCGTGAAGAAATTGATGCTGATCTCACGCATGCGCATATGTTAAGTACAAGTTTACGGGCTTCAATATCAAACGAACTTCAGAAAATGACGACTAACAACACGTGGTTTTACGATTCGATGAAATCTCGTCAAGATGTCGTTGGTTCTGTTGCTAGGAGCTACGATCTCGAGGATAATTCTGATACTTATTCATACGTCAGCAGTTACGTGCCATGTAAAATACCCAGGCGGAAGTTGGACTATAATTCGATACAGAGTCCTTCCCTAAATTATTCATGTGACAGTTTATCGACTACTTTAGCCAATGACAAATTGTATCCTGGCTCTGACCAGGACGGAGAGGAAGTGAAAACATCACAAACTTTTGTTCCGTCAGATGGCAGCACAACATCACGTGGTAAACCTATTCCGTGTGCGCTACAGTTCAATAAATATCTAGTGACGGAAGTTGACAATGGAAACAAAagttactatttatag